One genomic window of Acidovorax radicis includes the following:
- a CDS encoding Bro-N domain-containing protein, whose amino-acid sequence MKTLPAEFDSQSIRRVYDDSTETWWFSVIDVVQVLTDSNNARRYWSDLKRKLMQEAGSEQPYEKIVPLKLIAPDGKKRETDCATAETLLRIVQSIPSPKAEPIKLWLAKVGYERMQEMADPALSLDRARQTWQQHGRSDKWIQQRMTGQETRNKLTDYWSEHDIKAGSEFAILTNIIHQEWAGLSVAQHKELKGLASHNLRDHMSEAELIFTALAELSTRQIAESVEASGMAENKTAAKTGGRIARQARNQLESQTGKSVVTGSNYLPPAVPKVTKVAKAVKPAKVTKAPSKKA is encoded by the coding sequence ATGAAAACCTTGCCCGCAGAATTCGATAGTCAGTCCATCCGCCGTGTGTACGACGACAGCACGGAAACCTGGTGGTTTTCGGTGATTGACGTGGTGCAAGTGCTGACGGATAGCAACAACGCTAGGCGTTACTGGTCTGACCTCAAACGCAAGCTCATGCAAGAAGCTGGTTCTGAGCAACCGTACGAGAAAATCGTACCGTTGAAATTGATTGCACCAGACGGCAAAAAGCGTGAGACCGATTGCGCAACCGCAGAAACTTTGCTGCGCATTGTGCAATCCATCCCCAGCCCCAAGGCAGAACCCATCAAGCTCTGGCTGGCCAAGGTGGGTTACGAGCGCATGCAGGAGATGGCTGACCCTGCCCTGTCGCTGGACCGTGCCCGCCAGACCTGGCAGCAGCACGGCCGCAGCGACAAGTGGATTCAGCAGCGCATGACGGGGCAGGAAACCCGCAACAAGCTCACCGACTACTGGAGCGAGCATGACATCAAGGCGGGCAGCGAGTTCGCCATCCTCACCAACATCATTCACCAGGAATGGGCGGGTTTGAGCGTGGCGCAGCACAAGGAGTTAAAGGGCCTGGCCAGCCACAACCTGCGCGACCACATGAGCGAGGCCGAGCTGATCTTTACCGCCCTTGCCGAGCTATCAACCCGGCAAATTGCCGAGAGCGTGGAAGCCTCGGGAATGGCCGAGAACAAGACTGCTGCCAAGACCGGCGGGCGCATCGCGCGCCAGGCCCGCAACCAGCTGGAGAGCCAAACCGGCAAATCGGTGGTGACAGGGTCCAACTACCTGCCCCCCGCTGTGCCTAAAGTGACCAAGGTGGCAAAGGCAGTGAAACCGGCCAAAGTCACCAAAGCGCCGTCCAAGAAGGCGTAG
- the dinG gene encoding ATP-dependent DNA helicase DinG: MSSPEWAAQALQSFDAVVSATPGFRSRPGQRLMAEQVARTFSSATLGKVDEESGEAAPTRSIAVIQAGTGVGKSLAYCAPAIALALSRGTRVLISTATVALQEQLVNKDLPALAALMPQPFKFALAKGRGRYVCKLKLDRLAGTGEAEEEGEDDLFAEEEAAARAKRPRHETEARMQFYSTMAQTLSKGAWDGDRDSLDTPPEPEVWSPVAAEGASCTGKHCPAFSQCTYYDKRKELVGAQVIVANHDLLLSSLGARVLPELDNCLLVLDEAHHLPATALDQFACSMDLSRITWIERLSSRGLRIGALLEVEEIADIPKHSAQLRQTLQDLARIVMEVYGAQLKSQPSAWGPARVRVPRGELPEQLIAPLGLLAASAEGFLDALRAISKALRAEMRDKPDEAKRLSTLYAQIGMLAPRLEELHATAQLLLQDAPEGAVPAAKWFTLEVDGDFIVVKAHASPILPGTTLRNHLWSAVRGAVLTSATLTSCGHFDFFLREAGLHGDEATTTLEVPSPFNYAAQGTLIAAETRADPKNAAQFTAEMVEALLHDIARVEYGALVLFTSREQMRQAVDALPTAMRSVVLVQNALPRTQLLRRHRERVENGEPSVIFGMQSFGEGLDLPGRLCESVFITKLPFAPPDDPVGEARAEWLRAVGRDPFSELVVPATAIRLAQWVGRAIRTEEDMAHVYCYDKRLTRTSYGQRLLKGLPPFALEQRAPL; encoded by the coding sequence ATGTCCTCCCCAGAATGGGCCGCCCAGGCCCTGCAGTCGTTTGATGCGGTGGTGTCAGCCACGCCGGGTTTCCGCAGCCGCCCCGGCCAGCGGCTGATGGCCGAGCAGGTGGCGCGCACCTTCAGCAGCGCCACGCTGGGCAAGGTGGATGAAGAAAGTGGCGAGGCCGCGCCCACGCGGTCCATCGCCGTCATCCAGGCGGGCACGGGTGTGGGCAAGTCGCTGGCGTACTGCGCGCCGGCCATTGCGCTGGCGCTGTCGCGCGGCACGCGGGTGCTGATCTCTACCGCCACGGTGGCGCTGCAAGAGCAGCTGGTCAACAAAGACCTGCCCGCGCTGGCCGCGCTGATGCCCCAGCCCTTCAAGTTTGCGCTGGCCAAGGGGCGCGGGCGCTATGTGTGCAAGCTCAAGCTCGACCGCCTGGCGGGCACGGGCGAGGCCGAGGAAGAGGGCGAAGACGACCTGTTTGCAGAAGAGGAAGCCGCCGCCCGCGCCAAGCGCCCCCGGCACGAGACCGAGGCGCGCATGCAGTTCTATTCAACGATGGCGCAGACGCTATCGAAAGGCGCGTGGGATGGCGACCGCGACAGCCTGGACACGCCGCCCGAGCCCGAGGTGTGGAGCCCCGTGGCGGCCGAGGGCGCATCGTGCACCGGCAAGCACTGTCCGGCCTTCAGCCAATGCACTTATTACGACAAGCGCAAGGAGCTGGTGGGCGCGCAGGTGATTGTGGCCAACCACGATTTGCTGCTGTCATCGCTGGGCGCCCGTGTGTTGCCCGAGCTGGACAACTGCCTCCTGGTGCTGGACGAAGCCCACCACCTGCCTGCCACCGCGCTCGACCAGTTTGCGTGCAGCATGGACCTGTCGCGCATCACCTGGATCGAGCGCCTGTCCAGCCGGGGCCTGCGCATTGGCGCGCTGCTGGAGGTGGAGGAGATTGCCGACATCCCCAAACACTCCGCCCAACTGCGGCAGACGCTGCAGGACTTGGCGCGCATCGTGATGGAGGTGTATGGCGCGCAGCTCAAAAGCCAGCCCAGCGCCTGGGGCCCGGCGCGTGTGCGTGTGCCACGGGGTGAGTTGCCTGAACAGCTCATTGCCCCACTCGGGCTGCTGGCCGCGAGTGCCGAGGGCTTTCTCGACGCCCTGCGCGCCATCAGCAAAGCCCTGCGCGCCGAGATGCGCGACAAGCCCGACGAGGCCAAGCGCCTGTCCACGCTGTACGCGCAGATCGGCATGCTGGCCCCGCGCCTGGAAGAGCTGCACGCCACCGCACAACTGCTGCTGCAGGATGCACCCGAGGGCGCGGTGCCCGCCGCCAAATGGTTCACGCTGGAGGTGGATGGCGACTTCATTGTGGTCAAGGCCCACGCCAGCCCCATCCTGCCCGGCACCACGCTGCGCAACCACTTGTGGAGTGCGGTGCGCGGCGCGGTGCTGACATCGGCCACGCTCACCAGCTGCGGGCACTTCGACTTCTTCTTGCGAGAGGCAGGCCTGCATGGCGATGAAGCCACCACCACGCTGGAGGTGCCCAGCCCCTTCAACTACGCTGCACAAGGCACGCTGATTGCCGCCGAGACGCGCGCCGACCCCAAGAACGCCGCGCAATTCACGGCCGAGATGGTCGAGGCGCTGCTGCACGACATTGCCCGCGTGGAGTACGGCGCGCTGGTGCTGTTCACCTCGCGCGAGCAGATGCGCCAGGCCGTGGACGCGCTGCCCACCGCCATGCGCAGCGTGGTGCTGGTGCAAAACGCACTGCCGCGCACACAGCTGCTGCGCCGCCACCGTGAGCGGGTGGAAAACGGCGAGCCCTCCGTCATCTTCGGCATGCAGTCGTTTGGCGAGGGGCTGGATTTGCCGGGGCGGCTGTGCGAATCGGTCTTCATCACCAAGCTACCCTTTGCCCCGCCTGACGACCCGGTGGGCGAGGCCCGCGCCGAGTGGCTGCGCGCCGTGGGCCGCGACCCCTTCAGCGAGCTGGTGGTGCCTGCCACCGCCATCCGGCTGGCGCAATGGGTGGGCCGCGCGATTCGCACCGAAGAAGACATGGCGCATGTGTACTGCTACGACAAGCGCCTGACGCGCACCAGCTACGGCCAGCGGCTGCTCAAAGGGCTGCCGCCGTTTGCACTGGAGCAACGCGCGCCGCTATGA
- a CDS encoding zinc ribbon domain-containing protein YjdM, with translation MPHTVPACPQCGLENTYPDGANYVCPDCAFEWPQAADAADTDAAEAGDGIVRDANGNPLADGDAVILVKDLKVKGSSSTLKKGTKIKSIRLVDGADGHNVDCKTDLGSMLLKSEFLKKA, from the coding sequence ATGCCCCATACCGTCCCTGCCTGCCCCCAATGCGGCTTGGAGAACACCTACCCCGATGGCGCCAACTACGTGTGCCCCGACTGCGCGTTTGAATGGCCGCAGGCGGCCGATGCAGCCGACACCGATGCCGCAGAAGCCGGCGACGGCATCGTGCGTGATGCGAATGGCAACCCCCTGGCCGACGGCGACGCCGTGATCCTGGTGAAAGACCTCAAGGTCAAGGGCTCGTCGTCCACGCTCAAGAAGGGCACCAAGATCAAAAGCATCCGCCTGGTCGATGGCGCCGACGGCCACAACGTGGACTGCAAGACGGACCTGGGCAGCATGCTGCTGAAGTCGGAGTTCTTGAAAAAGGCCTGA
- a CDS encoding pyridoxamine 5'-phosphate oxidase family protein has protein sequence MHPNSPAHDTLWKLIKDIRFGMLTHRTATGILHAHPLTTQNKNLDTKAELYFFISQKGELYERLLTDGEVNVSYADPDEDSYVSLSGQARFVDDPAQKEALWTPMAEAWFPGGVSDPDLALLAVRIRHAEYWDVDESKMVQLYKMAKAAITGEQPRDLGEHKELTLN, from the coding sequence ATGCACCCCAACTCCCCCGCCCACGACACCTTGTGGAAGCTCATCAAGGACATTCGTTTCGGGATGCTCACGCACCGCACCGCCACAGGCATATTGCACGCGCACCCGCTGACCACCCAGAACAAAAATCTGGACACCAAGGCCGAGCTCTATTTCTTCATCTCGCAAAAAGGCGAGCTGTATGAACGGCTGCTGACCGATGGGGAAGTGAATGTGTCGTACGCCGACCCCGATGAGGACAGCTATGTCTCGTTGTCAGGCCAGGCCCGGTTTGTGGATGACCCGGCTCAAAAAGAAGCGCTGTGGACGCCCATGGCTGAGGCCTGGTTTCCCGGTGGGGTGAGCGACCCGGACCTGGCATTGCTGGCCGTGCGTATTCGGCACGCCGAATATTGGGATGTGGACGAAAGCAAGATGGTGCAGCTCTACAAAATGGCCAAAGCCGCCATCACGGGTGAGCAGCCGCGCGACCTGGGCGAACACAAAGAGCTGACCTTGAATTAA
- a CDS encoding CopG family transcriptional regulator, whose amino-acid sequence MSNIVPITPPRGKVPESEKVTINLGFVDLGHIDLLVSEGFYANRTDFIRTAIRNQLTAQNDAVRQVVARKMLVLGLQRFGRAELEAVQAAGQALEIRVLGLASIDDDVPPALAQATIASVTVLGAFHASAAVKAALAGRMG is encoded by the coding sequence ATGAGCAATATCGTTCCCATCACCCCGCCGCGCGGCAAGGTGCCCGAGTCCGAGAAGGTCACCATCAACCTCGGTTTTGTGGACCTGGGCCACATTGACCTGCTGGTGTCCGAAGGCTTTTACGCCAACCGCACCGACTTCATCCGCACCGCCATCCGCAACCAGCTGACGGCCCAGAACGACGCCGTGCGCCAGGTGGTGGCCCGCAAGATGCTTGTGCTGGGGCTGCAGCGTTTTGGCCGGGCCGAGCTGGAGGCCGTGCAGGCGGCTGGCCAGGCACTGGAGATCCGCGTGCTGGGCCTGGCCAGCATCGACGACGACGTGCCGCCCGCACTGGCGCAGGCCACGATCGCCTCGGTGACGGTACTGGGCGCATTCCATGCCAGCGCAGCGGTCAAAGCCGCACTGGCCGGGCGCATGGGCTGA